In Leptospira ellinghausenii, the following proteins share a genomic window:
- a CDS encoding LIC10486 family protein produces the protein MSELSTKADQLKRQADLLGLTREAVFTDEQAKEVLQGKITDGYLVKVKIDLDSLNGMVLILVSSIRKHIMELYAVVGTSPTFRRIRTFADHVQISTDLGDIGKTGGYDPAISENIGRAVHRAFTKEKLEELLPLWQKKDPSHITELLENPILMATKGRNIKLQAEVDKISTAKFRYENPMKGVILPIPKPEDEAPAAQDASVPSVSTELPKGEGSALDRQIAQFRTGFPKELNMKTVISPINGIEFDNLMEGMEILFRVPTETPEGLTNAQILGLIDEEGKIKKEPVVGKFLGIASNKTEYHIFAEGPNQYLFHSIEEHPVKVAIPKPTSIAGTGNKTGAGQTQKKKVGNAPQQESKSSGANLFMLMGAFITIVLIGVLIFVMVIL, from the coding sequence ATGTCAGAATTAAGTACAAAAGCAGACCAATTAAAAAGACAAGCAGACCTTCTCGGTTTGACAAGAGAAGCTGTGTTTACTGATGAACAAGCTAAAGAAGTTCTACAGGGAAAAATCACAGATGGTTACTTGGTAAAAGTAAAAATTGATTTGGACAGTTTGAACGGTATGGTTCTCATTTTAGTATCCTCCATCCGTAAACACATTATGGAACTCTATGCAGTTGTGGGAACGTCTCCCACCTTTCGTAGGATTCGCACGTTCGCTGATCATGTGCAAATTTCAACAGACTTAGGTGACATTGGTAAAACAGGTGGGTATGATCCTGCTATTTCCGAAAACATTGGTCGTGCCGTTCACCGAGCCTTCACCAAAGAGAAGTTAGAGGAACTCCTGCCCCTATGGCAAAAGAAGGATCCTTCACATATCACGGAACTTTTAGAAAATCCAATCCTTATGGCAACCAAGGGAAGAAATATCAAACTCCAAGCCGAAGTAGATAAAATTTCAACTGCAAAGTTTAGATATGAAAATCCAATGAAAGGAGTCATCCTTCCGATTCCAAAACCAGAAGACGAGGCACCAGCCGCACAAGATGCTTCTGTTCCTTCTGTTTCCACCGAACTTCCCAAAGGTGAAGGTTCTGCTTTGGATCGACAAATTGCACAATTTCGTACTGGTTTTCCAAAAGAACTTAATATGAAAACTGTCATCTCACCTATCAATGGAATCGAGTTTGATAACTTAATGGAAGGAATGGAAATTTTATTTCGAGTTCCAACGGAAACACCTGAAGGACTCACTAATGCACAAATATTGGGTCTCATAGACGAGGAAGGTAAAATCAAAAAGGAACCTGTTGTGGGTAAATTCCTTGGGATTGCGAGTAACAAAACCGAATACCATATTTTTGCAGAAGGACCGAATCAATATTTATTCCATTCGATTGAAGAACATCCAGTAAAAGTGGCAATTCCAAAGCCTACATCCATTGCCGGAACGGGAAACAAAACGGGAGCTGGCCAAACTCAAAAGAAAAAAGTAGGAAATGCACCACAACAAGAGTCAAAATCTTCAGGTGCCAACTTATTTATGTTAATGGGAGCCTTCATCACCATCGTTCTGATTGGTGTGCTTATCTTTGTGATGGTGATTTTGTAA
- the thrC gene encoding threonine synthase yields MSLTKYQFRAQFRCTNESCRKTYPLHQVIYSCSSCGELLNVEHDLDSLKKIPAEEWKSTFESRFRSSQFPNASGVWGKKEWVLPEIKEENIITSGEGTTHLYDASRFAKDLGLKSLHVKQCGVSHTGSFKDLGMTVLVSQVNQMIADGVPIKAVACASTGDTSAALASYAAKAGIPAIILLPANKVSTAQLIQPVSNGAIVLALETDFDGCMAVVKELTQEKSIYLANSMNSLRIEGQKSISVEITQQLGWNVPDWVVIPGGNLGNVSALGMGFEMMFELGLIQKLPRIILAQAKNASPLYESFKKGFAEFSPVTAEKTLASAIQIGDPVSVKKAIRVLKKFNGIVEVATEEELANASARGDLYGLYNDPHTGVALASLLKSIQSGVVKQGESVVVISTANGLKFTEFKLAFHEGKIPKVDDTLKNVILPCKPTLSGVMEILGKHLKKT; encoded by the coding sequence ATGTCACTTACAAAATATCAATTCCGAGCACAGTTTCGCTGTACCAACGAATCCTGTCGCAAAACATACCCACTCCACCAGGTTATCTATTCCTGTTCCAGTTGTGGAGAACTTCTAAATGTAGAACATGATTTAGACAGCTTAAAAAAAATCCCAGCGGAAGAGTGGAAGTCCACATTCGAATCCCGTTTCCGTTCGAGCCAATTTCCCAATGCTTCTGGGGTTTGGGGCAAAAAAGAATGGGTTCTCCCCGAAATCAAAGAGGAAAACATCATTACGTCCGGGGAAGGGACAACCCATTTGTATGACGCTTCTCGTTTTGCAAAGGACCTTGGATTAAAGAGCCTTCATGTCAAACAGTGCGGAGTCTCACATACTGGTTCGTTTAAAGATTTAGGGATGACCGTTCTTGTCAGCCAAGTGAACCAAATGATTGCTGATGGAGTTCCCATTAAGGCAGTCGCTTGTGCATCGACGGGAGACACTTCTGCTGCTCTTGCTTCTTATGCTGCCAAGGCTGGGATTCCTGCTATTATTTTACTTCCAGCTAACAAAGTTTCAACGGCTCAACTCATCCAACCTGTTTCCAACGGTGCCATCGTGCTTGCCTTGGAAACTGACTTTGATGGATGTATGGCAGTTGTGAAAGAACTCACGCAAGAAAAGTCAATTTATCTAGCAAATTCCATGAATTCCCTTCGCATCGAAGGTCAAAAATCTATTTCTGTCGAAATCACCCAACAACTCGGATGGAATGTGCCTGATTGGGTTGTCATCCCTGGTGGGAATTTAGGAAATGTTTCCGCACTTGGAATGGGTTTTGAAATGATGTTCGAACTTGGTCTCATTCAAAAACTGCCAAGGATCATCCTGGCTCAGGCAAAAAATGCAAGTCCTCTCTATGAGTCGTTTAAGAAGGGTTTTGCGGAGTTCTCTCCCGTCACTGCTGAAAAAACCTTAGCGTCTGCGATCCAAATTGGAGATCCTGTTTCCGTGAAAAAAGCGATCCGTGTTCTGAAAAAATTCAATGGAATTGTAGAGGTGGCAACGGAAGAGGAATTAGCGAACGCAAGCGCAAGAGGGGATTTGTACGGACTCTATAATGACCCTCACACAGGTGTGGCACTTGCTAGTTTATTAAAATCAATCCAATCAGGAGTGGTCAAACAAGGCGAGTCTGTTGTTGTGATCTCCACCGCCAATGGTCTCAAGTTCACTGAGTTCAAACTTGCCTTTCACGAAGGGAAAATTCCTAAGGTGGATGATACCTTAAAGAATGTGATTTTACCTTGTAAGCCAACCTTATCGGGTGTGATGGAAATCCTCGGTAAACATTTGAAGAAAACATAA
- the lepB gene encoding signal peptidase I codes for METETLGPHWWSKIKRYVRRSLFVFLFLCFLLFVRIFLFQIYSVQGNSMYPTLEHGSVVFVWKGGYAISAKFFGTELLYTDPSINKLDLVLFVSQEDELVVKRVIGLPGEFYSIESGRVLIDSMELLENYLPKGTYTSEPSTSVFLNRHHSPFLAMDKQGRIPPGYYLLLGDNRQYSTDSRSFGLVPVEKIKGKVIFYF; via the coding sequence ATGGAAACAGAAACTTTAGGCCCCCACTGGTGGAGTAAAATCAAACGTTACGTGAGAAGAAGCCTCTTCGTCTTCTTATTTCTCTGTTTCTTACTGTTTGTCCGTATCTTTTTATTCCAAATCTATTCGGTCCAAGGGAATTCCATGTATCCTACCTTGGAACATGGATCTGTCGTTTTTGTCTGGAAGGGAGGATATGCCATCTCTGCCAAATTTTTTGGAACGGAATTATTGTACACAGATCCAAGTATCAATAAATTAGATTTGGTCTTATTTGTGAGCCAGGAAGACGAACTTGTCGTCAAACGTGTGATAGGTTTACCTGGCGAATTTTATTCGATTGAATCAGGCAGGGTACTGATCGATTCGATGGAACTTTTGGAAAATTATCTTCCAAAAGGAACGTACACAAGTGAACCTTCAACTTCTGTATTTTTAAACAGACATCATTCTCCATTTCTTGCAATGGACAAACAAGGAAGAATCCCTCCTGGTTATTATTTATTACTCGGTGACAATCGTCAGTATTCAACTGACTCGAGATCGTTTGGACTCGTACCAGTTGAAAAGATTAAAGGAAAGGTAATCTTTTATTTTTAA
- a CDS encoding penicillin-binding protein — translation MTEYKLRFKYIFYFILSLFVVLFFRVVYLTYFNENIINLKANKFVQRGTIYDRRGIELAISRESATVGIDPTNIYDPELTAQELGPVLGIPTNKLIETIRDKQNYFLLKREIELSKAEKIKALSLPGVRVEKEYKRIYPQGSLAASLLGFTGYDDDKALSGLEMLYNLELLSTPDAESSKGNNVHLTIDSIIQYRLEKSLQKAFLQTASKRGIGMIMDTETGKILAMASFPNFDPNHFQDFPVESHTNWSIRHVYEPGSTMKIFIALMLLNEGKILPGERFHCPGYIEIGKTVIRCTDNHGHVNLDEILQYSCNVGIIKAAQKIDEATYYRYLDSFKFGKRTNFSIHEAKGYLPPQNKWNKSTPYFLSIGQGVSVTPIQLITAAAAVVNGGILFEPSVVSQITNSYGELVHEFSTKSELIGIKPGAASKTLNAMGKAVSQGTGKKAYLENYFIAGKTGTSQKAKAGEGYQAGLFTASFLGFFPADKPKYVGLIVFDEPGGEAHTGGGIAAPVFREVVESIIPIVERSEKALVYRLQNQKNKIFKVDSKQMPDMTGLTASEVIQVLKQLKVNYTLDGSGFVKSQDPKPNTSLSPNVNVKIVLEP, via the coding sequence ATGACAGAATACAAACTTCGTTTTAAATACATCTTCTATTTTATTTTATCTTTATTTGTCGTTTTGTTTTTCCGGGTTGTGTATCTCACCTACTTTAATGAAAACATTATCAATTTAAAAGCAAATAAATTTGTACAACGAGGAACCATTTACGATAGACGCGGGATCGAACTTGCGATCTCTCGAGAATCAGCAACTGTTGGAATTGATCCAACTAATATTTATGATCCCGAACTCACCGCACAAGAGTTAGGTCCAGTTCTTGGAATTCCTACAAACAAACTGATTGAAACTATTCGAGACAAACAAAACTATTTTTTATTAAAAAGAGAAATTGAATTATCCAAAGCAGAAAAAATCAAAGCACTTTCACTCCCAGGTGTAAGAGTCGAAAAAGAATACAAACGAATTTACCCACAGGGAAGTCTTGCTGCTAGTTTACTTGGATTTACAGGTTATGATGATGATAAAGCTCTCTCTGGTCTTGAAATGTTGTATAACTTGGAACTGCTATCAACACCAGATGCTGAATCATCAAAAGGAAATAATGTTCACCTAACAATAGATAGTATCATACAATATCGATTGGAAAAATCCTTACAAAAAGCCTTTCTCCAAACCGCCTCCAAACGTGGAATCGGAATGATAATGGACACTGAAACAGGAAAAATCCTAGCAATGGCATCCTTTCCTAATTTTGATCCTAATCATTTCCAAGACTTTCCAGTGGAATCCCATACCAATTGGTCCATCCGACATGTGTATGAACCTGGTTCCACAATGAAAATATTTATCGCATTAATGCTGTTAAATGAAGGAAAAATTCTACCAGGAGAACGATTCCATTGTCCTGGATACATTGAAATTGGGAAAACTGTGATCCGTTGCACAGACAACCATGGGCATGTCAATTTAGATGAAATACTTCAATATTCTTGTAATGTTGGTATCATCAAAGCGGCCCAAAAAATTGATGAAGCAACTTACTATCGTTATTTGGATAGTTTCAAATTTGGAAAAAGGACCAATTTTTCCATTCATGAAGCAAAAGGGTATCTACCTCCACAAAACAAATGGAACAAAAGTACACCGTATTTTTTGTCGATAGGACAAGGAGTTTCGGTAACACCAATTCAGTTGATCACCGCAGCTGCTGCCGTTGTGAATGGTGGTATATTATTTGAACCAAGTGTTGTTTCTCAAATCACTAATTCTTATGGTGAGTTGGTGCATGAATTTTCCACCAAATCTGAATTAATCGGAATTAAACCTGGCGCGGCATCAAAAACACTAAATGCAATGGGCAAAGCAGTCTCCCAAGGAACAGGAAAAAAGGCCTATTTAGAAAACTACTTCATCGCAGGGAAAACGGGAACCTCCCAAAAAGCGAAAGCAGGTGAAGGTTACCAAGCGGGTTTGTTTACGGCAAGTTTCCTTGGTTTTTTTCCTGCCGACAAACCAAAGTATGTTGGTCTCATCGTTTTTGATGAACCAGGTGGTGAGGCACATACGGGAGGAGGAATTGCTGCTCCTGTGTTTCGTGAGGTTGTAGAAAGTATCATTCCAATTGTTGAAAGAAGTGAAAAGGCACTGGTTTACCGATTACAAAACCAAAAGAACAAAATCTTTAAGGTAGATTCCAAACAAATGCCTGACATGACAGGCCTAACTGCATCGGAAGTAATCCAAGTACTAAAACAATTAAAAGTGAATTACACTCTTGATGGATCCGGCTTTGTCAAATCCCAAGATCCAAAACCAAATACTTCTCTCTCTCCGAATGTAAACGTTAAGATTGTTTTGGAACCGTAA
- a CDS encoding motility associated factor glycosyltransferase family protein has product MNESFFSKNLACLPSQISELIQNDHSMLEGTHYKRVKSKVGDDTLEINGVWIHSQFDPKKEATRFVAELPHDGTERIYLLFGAGIGYIIPYLLERSKVTIIWMEPFSFLIQEALSKFDFSEAFLSGKIVLVTGDNLEDQLSNAVKGKGTHPISFVPHRGSWQWKESEYLKLKLIAEQMFHKKDVNLATLTRFEKIWAKNICYNLPELSKFRPISDLFGIAKGIKVLIACAGPSLSESIPEILRYRNQFLLLAVDTAVPILTSFGVDPDLIYSVDPQALNSQYLEDYSGEGILIFDPTSTYISLRLEMGPNKGFVTSSPFPLLQLLEKTAAGEIGSVPFGGSVSTNAASLGTLMGAEKVYLVGQDLSFTKGLAHSKGAVLEERLNYLESRKFRREKHNYKQLFALPQKQVLGIQNETYITNEKMLIFKKWFEDHTKENPWTNLTKFGAKLEGMEHSSFQKEFLNENTSNQKQIQSVMHVKKLIQSKLNENSSFFERSLLIADIQNTITSLIEFLILVRQGLTVSQRIYQQIQKNQINPKTFSEDIKRMDLIDEEVSQKKGLNEILSLGIQRVILTITEGYDEHMSLEEKENAQLGVAKKSLLLYEGLYESIRSTKRMLTKSLYRLQSNL; this is encoded by the coding sequence GTGAACGAATCCTTTTTTTCCAAAAATTTAGCCTGTTTACCTTCCCAAATTTCTGAGTTGATTCAGAATGATCACTCCATGTTGGAAGGAACTCATTACAAACGAGTCAAATCCAAAGTAGGTGATGATACTCTGGAAATTAACGGGGTCTGGATCCACAGCCAATTTGATCCTAAAAAAGAAGCCACACGTTTTGTTGCGGAACTTCCACACGATGGAACCGAACGTATTTATTTATTGTTTGGTGCAGGTATTGGTTATATCATACCATATTTATTAGAAAGATCCAAAGTAACGATCATATGGATGGAACCATTTTCGTTTCTAATACAAGAGGCTTTGTCAAAGTTTGATTTCTCGGAAGCATTTTTAAGTGGAAAAATTGTTCTCGTTACAGGAGACAATTTAGAAGACCAACTTTCAAACGCAGTTAAGGGCAAAGGAACACACCCCATTAGTTTTGTTCCCCACCGTGGGTCATGGCAATGGAAAGAATCAGAATACCTTAAACTGAAACTTATCGCCGAACAAATGTTCCACAAGAAGGACGTAAACTTAGCAACACTGACTCGGTTTGAAAAAATATGGGCGAAAAATATTTGTTACAACCTACCTGAATTATCAAAGTTTCGACCTATCTCTGATTTATTTGGCATTGCGAAGGGAATCAAAGTTCTCATTGCCTGTGCAGGTCCAAGTTTGTCCGAATCCATTCCTGAAATCCTTCGTTACCGAAACCAATTTTTGTTATTAGCTGTGGACACTGCAGTTCCCATCCTTACATCTTTTGGTGTAGATCCTGATTTAATTTATTCAGTAGACCCTCAAGCGTTAAATAGCCAATATTTGGAAGACTACAGTGGTGAAGGGATTTTAATTTTTGATCCTACTTCCACATATATTAGTTTAAGATTGGAAATGGGACCAAACAAAGGTTTTGTGACATCTTCTCCTTTTCCATTACTCCAATTATTAGAAAAAACTGCAGCTGGAGAAATTGGTTCCGTTCCCTTTGGTGGTTCTGTTTCCACCAATGCTGCAAGTCTTGGAACTCTGATGGGAGCCGAAAAAGTGTATTTGGTCGGACAGGATTTAAGTTTTACAAAAGGCCTTGCCCATTCAAAAGGAGCAGTGTTAGAAGAAAGATTAAATTACCTGGAGTCCCGAAAGTTTCGAAGGGAAAAACACAATTACAAACAACTTTTTGCCCTTCCCCAAAAACAAGTTTTGGGAATTCAAAATGAAACCTATATCACCAATGAAAAGATGTTAATATTTAAAAAATGGTTTGAAGATCATACAAAGGAAAATCCTTGGACCAACTTAACAAAGTTTGGTGCCAAGTTAGAAGGGATGGAACATTCAAGTTTTCAAAAAGAATTTTTGAATGAGAATACTTCCAATCAAAAACAAATCCAGTCTGTAATGCATGTAAAAAAGTTGATCCAATCTAAATTAAATGAAAATTCTTCCTTTTTTGAACGTTCGTTACTAATCGCAGATATACAAAATACAATCACATCTTTAATCGAATTTCTGATCCTTGTGAGACAAGGCCTTACCGTTTCGCAGAGGATATACCAACAAATCCAAAAAAACCAAATCAATCCAAAAACATTTTCTGAAGATATCAAACGGATGGATTTGATCGATGAGGAGGTATCTCAAAAAAAAGGATTAAATGAAATTTTGAGTTTGGGAATCCAAAGAGTGATTCTTACGATTACAGAAGGGTATGATGAACACATGAGTTTGGAAGAAAAGGAAAACGCGCAACTAGGTGTGGCAAAAAAATCATTACTTTTATACGAAGGATTGTATGAGTCCATTCGTTCCACCAAACGGATGCTCACAAAATCCTTGTATCGTTTACAATCTAATCTTTAG
- a CDS encoding OmpA family protein, producing the protein MAESYYRTINGKQYDNELLEIVEKATKRSKAPIGKNIAKTLFDAIKDGGDYTDVEKRTVKHIRDNFKFSPDADEYLRSEIRKWAAKISVPAAKKKTQSKSSNPKESSSKTKSTRNKKTSISVNESESSYMEIYDSNEDSGYEVAPTPEYNELVALNKFQITPKQSQLGKFIVLGLIVLFFLFLIFFGIRSCNRNSNVIDSKPGNKTSQGQESSSRSLERVSLQSGTVSNRFDSQGKAIRFINDLQIRFIKQSMATEETASDKIATLAEALKSYPGIKIRVKGHTCFIGEMDENKILSDERAKFIYDELIKNGVNQSQLDYRGFGETAEIDTNQTEAGRIKNRRVDFTVLSVLPKD; encoded by the coding sequence GTGGCAGAAAGTTATTACCGTACCATCAATGGTAAACAATACGACAATGAATTGTTAGAAATCGTTGAGAAGGCCACCAAACGTAGCAAAGCTCCTATTGGCAAAAACATCGCAAAAACATTATTTGATGCCATCAAAGATGGTGGTGATTATACAGACGTAGAAAAACGAACTGTAAAACACATCCGCGACAATTTTAAATTTTCTCCAGATGCCGACGAATACTTACGATCTGAAATTCGAAAATGGGCGGCAAAGATTTCTGTTCCCGCTGCAAAGAAAAAAACTCAATCCAAATCTTCGAATCCCAAAGAGTCTTCCTCTAAAACAAAATCCACTCGTAATAAAAAAACATCTATCTCTGTAAACGAATCAGAATCTTCCTATATGGAAATTTATGATTCCAACGAAGACTCTGGTTACGAAGTAGCACCAACTCCCGAATACAACGAACTTGTTGCACTCAATAAATTTCAAATCACTCCGAAACAAAGCCAGTTAGGAAAATTCATAGTCCTTGGTCTAATTGTATTATTTTTTCTTTTTCTAATATTCTTTGGCATTCGTAGTTGTAATCGTAATTCAAATGTTATCGATTCCAAACCAGGTAATAAAACCTCACAAGGACAAGAGTCTAGTTCACGATCATTAGAACGTGTAAGTTTACAATCTGGAACTGTATCGAATCGATTTGATTCCCAAGGAAAAGCCATTCGTTTCATCAACGATTTACAAATTCGTTTTATCAAACAAAGTATGGCAACTGAAGAGACTGCCTCTGATAAAATTGCAACTCTTGCCGAAGCTCTTAAATCCTATCCAGGAATCAAAATTCGAGTCAAAGGGCATACTTGTTTCATCGGAGAAATGGACGAAAATAAAATTTTGTCAGACGAACGTGCGAAATTTATCTATGATGAACTCATCAAAAATGGTGTTAACCAAAGCCAACTCGACTACCGAGGGTTTGGCGAAACAGCAGAAATTGATACGAACCAAACGGAAGCCGGACGTATCAAAAACAGAAGGGTAGATTTTACCGTTCTATCGGTCCTTCCTAAAGATTAG
- a CDS encoding sigma 54-interacting transcriptional regulator — MSVKQDISGALRKIQKEIQQLPNITDRLNFILDMTLTLFGASTGSISIMDQEEKVLTIVAAKGMDWEKKIAAKLPFNLGVTGRAASTREITYVPDVTLDKDYVKLIETVRSELAIPLLTRDSVVGVLNLESDKVNFFSPDIINQATLFASQLTIVILEERIAKEAFEKSKREEDPVEEILGYDPSILFLKHRIRQVGPSDISVMIIGEEGAGKKLVAKALHYISQRKNAPFHTVDCSGLSYELLEAELFGSFSGKIFNPGKLEQSNTGSLYIESIGDLPSNLQNKLFQTLSDKTIPNPTLKKKDEVLNIRIFTGSKRDLLEDIQKETFSMDLYYRLAEVPLRMPPLRERRGDIPLLAHHFLYQYNKQYGRNKSFSTEALKSLTGMPWSGNVRQLQSFIQYAVLVPQETVLEPYSFQQDGKREEETRTKVSGFGVGTEILTPSENLSLNLAIEKLEAIWIKEAFQRASTQEEAAKLLGISRGSLQYKLKNNQFLDGFSV; from the coding sequence ATGTCTGTGAAACAGGATATTTCCGGTGCCTTAAGGAAAATCCAAAAAGAAATCCAACAACTTCCGAATATTACGGATCGATTGAATTTCATTTTGGATATGACACTCACTTTATTCGGTGCCTCAACGGGAAGTATTTCCATTATGGACCAAGAAGAGAAGGTCCTTACTATTGTTGCTGCCAAAGGTATGGACTGGGAGAAAAAAATTGCAGCAAAATTACCCTTTAACTTAGGTGTGACTGGTCGTGCCGCCTCCACGAGGGAAATCACATATGTTCCCGATGTTACCTTAGACAAAGATTATGTAAAACTCATTGAAACTGTTCGTTCCGAACTTGCCATCCCACTTCTGACAAGAGACTCTGTTGTAGGAGTTCTCAATTTAGAATCAGACAAAGTAAACTTTTTTTCACCAGATATCATCAACCAAGCAACTCTATTTGCGTCCCAGCTAACGATTGTGATTCTAGAGGAAAGAATTGCAAAAGAAGCCTTTGAAAAATCCAAACGGGAAGAAGACCCTGTTGAAGAAATTTTAGGTTATGATCCAAGTATTTTGTTTTTGAAACATAGAATTCGTCAGGTTGGTCCTTCTGATATTTCGGTGATGATCATTGGCGAAGAAGGTGCAGGAAAAAAATTAGTTGCGAAAGCCCTACATTATATTTCCCAAAGGAAAAATGCTCCTTTTCATACGGTAGATTGTTCGGGACTTAGTTATGAATTATTAGAAGCGGAACTTTTTGGAAGTTTTAGTGGTAAAATCTTCAATCCAGGAAAATTGGAACAATCCAATACTGGTTCCTTATACATTGAATCAATTGGAGATTTACCTTCCAATTTACAAAATAAACTGTTTCAAACTTTAAGTGATAAAACCATTCCAAATCCAACATTAAAGAAAAAAGACGAAGTTCTTAATATCAGAATTTTTACAGGTAGCAAACGAGACCTTTTGGAAGACATTCAGAAAGAAACGTTTTCCATGGATTTATATTACCGCCTAGCGGAAGTTCCACTTCGTATGCCACCGTTACGTGAAAGAAGAGGAGATATACCACTCCTTGCACACCATTTTTTATACCAATACAATAAACAATATGGAAGAAACAAATCCTTTTCCACCGAAGCACTTAAGTCATTAACAGGAATGCCCTGGAGTGGAAATGTAAGACAATTACAAAGTTTCATTCAATATGCAGTCCTTGTTCCACAAGAGACTGTGCTTGAACCATATTCATTCCAACAAGATGGAAAACGTGAGGAAGAAACACGGACGAAAGTATCTGGGTTCGGTGTGGGGACAGAAATTCTTACTCCAAGTGAGAACTTATCTTTGAACCTAGCGATTGAAAAACTTGAGGCAATTTGGATCAAAGAAGCCTTTCAAAGGGCCTCCACCCAAGAAGAGGCAGCAAAACTTTTGGGGATCAGCCGTGGATCTTTGCAATATAAGCTCAAAAATAACCAATTTCTCGACGGTTTCAGCGTTTGA
- the prfB gene encoding peptide chain release factor 2: MDRSLKDLKKQTNEMIETFQTYWAAQNFQEDYDRLVSLIEKANDPKLWDSPDQAKNVTQKRNELQLKLDPWLDLKKELLDFPDLIELTSEEMGESGLKSLNDDFDRMFESFENLQMLDALSGKDDGKAAFINIHPGAGGTESQDWADMLLRMYTRFCEQKGYRAELVDYQPGETAGIKNATLYIQGDHPFGYLKCESGVHRLVRISPFDSNKRRHTSFASVYVTPEVDDDIQVNIEEKDLRVDVYRSSGAGGQHVNTTDSAVRITHIPTGIVVSCQMERSQIKNRDTAMKMLKARLYEMEKQKAEEENAKKAGEKRDIAWGSQIRSYVFHPYNLVKDHRTDFETGNVHAVMDGDLEDFIIAYLKYLTNQKANAKV, from the coding sequence ATGGATAGATCATTAAAAGACTTAAAAAAACAAACAAATGAAATGATAGAAACATTTCAAACCTACTGGGCAGCCCAAAATTTCCAAGAGGATTATGATCGTTTGGTGTCCTTAATTGAAAAGGCAAACGATCCAAAATTATGGGATTCACCTGACCAAGCTAAAAACGTAACTCAAAAACGAAACGAATTACAATTAAAATTGGATCCATGGTTGGATTTAAAAAAAGAACTTTTAGATTTTCCAGACTTAATTGAACTCACTTCTGAAGAGATGGGAGAGTCTGGATTAAAATCATTAAATGATGATTTTGATAGAATGTTTGAGTCATTTGAAAACTTGCAAATGTTAGATGCTTTGTCTGGCAAAGATGATGGAAAAGCAGCTTTTATCAATATCCATCCAGGAGCGGGTGGAACTGAATCACAAGATTGGGCCGATATGTTACTTCGAATGTACACAAGGTTTTGTGAACAAAAAGGATACCGAGCAGAACTTGTGGACTACCAACCGGGTGAAACCGCTGGAATCAAAAATGCAACACTTTACATCCAAGGGGATCATCCATTTGGGTATTTAAAATGTGAATCGGGAGTCCACCGCCTTGTTCGTATTTCTCCCTTTGATTCGAATAAACGTAGGCATACTTCTTTTGCTTCAGTTTATGTAACACCAGAAGTGGATGATGATATCCAAGTGAACATCGAAGAAAAAGATCTTCGTGTCGATGTGTATCGATCTTCGGGAGCTGGTGGTCAGCACGTGAACACCACAGACTCTGCTGTTCGGATCACACACATTCCAACAGGAATTGTTGTCTCGTGCCAGATGGAAAGGTCACAAATTAAAAACCGTGATACCGCAATGAAGATGTTAAAAGCACGTCTTTACGAAATGGAAAAACAAAAAGCGGAAGAAGAGAATGCCAAAAAAGCAGGGGAAAAACGTGACATTGCTTGGGGTTCACAAATTCGAAGTTATGTGTTTCATCCTTATAACTTGGTAAAAGACCACAGAACCGATTTTGAAACAGGAAACGTCCATGCGGTGATGGATGGCGACCTGGAAGATTTTATCATTGCCTATTTAAAATACCTGACAAATCAGAAGGCAAACGCTAAAGTATAA